The genomic segment CCCCGAGTCCAAAGAAAAGATTATAGTCTTTGTCGTCGACTTTGATCTTGCCGATTTGGGTATCCGAGACCAGGAGGTTGACCTCTTGAGCCACCTGTACAGGGGAAACTCCCAGTTCCGAGGCTTTGTCTCTATCGACTTTGATGACAACTTCATTTTTGAAATCGTTCAAATTGTCCTTCACGTTGGTCAGCAGAGGACTTACTTTCAAGTTTGATTTGACAATTTCGCTTGCCTCTTTCAAACGATCCAGATCTGGACCGTACAGGATCACCTTGAACTTGTTGGTATCGCTGCTGCCAGGTTTAGTCAAGGCCATTTCAGATCCAAGCGGAATCATTGGTTTGACGATTCCCTCAAATTTCTTGATGGTTTGGTCGAGATTCACATCTGGCGCTGTTTTGATTATTAAGAGGGATTGGTTCGATTGGCGTATTTCCGCTTCATTTTCAGAGCCAAGATTGATTTCTATGTACTCTACTTCAGGCTGCTCCAGCAATTTGCTTTCGACCTGGGCAACCGTTTGATCGAGAACATCTAGTTGTGTACCTTTTGGCATCGTTACTTGCGCGAATATGTACTTCGCTTCCGGATCAGGAAACAATCCGTATTTCATATACGGGAGAAGCGCTAGACTTGCTACCAATAGAATGAGCGACAGAAATCCGATAGCGGGCTTGCGGTTGAGTGACCAGTGAAGTAACTTCCTGTACGTGTCAGACCCTTTCCCATGTTCATATTCCTTGATATTGTGGTCTTTTAGGATTATCAGCTTGGCTAACAGTGGAACAATCGTCACGGCTACCAATAGTGAGGCAAACAACGAGCAGACGACGGTTAATGCAAATGGGCGGAAAACTTCTCCGATCATCCCTCCAACAAACACAATGGGTAAAAATACGGCTGTTGTCGTAAAAGTCGATGAGGTAATTGCATGCAGCATTTCGTGGGTGGCAATTTGAATCAAGTTTTCCTTGCGCTCTTTGTTCAATTGCAAGTGGCGGAAAATATTCTCGATGACGACGATACTGTCATCCACAACTCGTCCTACAGCCACTGCCATCCCGAACAGTGTGATCATATTGAGAGTTATGCCCATCCAGGACATGAAGATCATACTTACTAGGATGGATGTTGGGATAGAGACTAGGACGATGAGGGTTGCATTTACATGACGCAAAAACAACAAGATGACTACAGAAGCCATAATAGCTCCAAGCAAGCCTTCCTTGAGCATGCCGTTAATCGAATTCTTGATATCAACAGAAGTGTCATAAATCGTGGTAAAGGTTAAGTCCGGGTACTCTTCTTTTAAAAGGGATAGTTTTTCGTTGATGGCATCACCGGTTTCTACCGCATTGGCGTCACGTGTTTTGTAAATATTGATGTTAATTCCATTCTTGCCGTTAAAGCGACTGATCGAATTAACGACCTGATCAAAATTGACTTCTGCGATCTCGCCAAGCCTGACGTAGGTAAGCCCATTTTTGGGGTCACTTGGGAGGAATATCTTGGTGTTACGAATATCTTCCACATTGAGGTAACGGCTTAGCACGCGAATGATGCGCTCTTCCCCATCCTCGGTGATCGCACCGATTGGCAGAGCTACGTGATTGTCAAGTAAAAGCTGTTTCAACTGTAACGGAGAGATTCCGTAGTAGTTTAGCGCATCTATATTTGGTAGGATTTTCATTTCTTTGAATTGTCCGCCTATTGTCGATACTTTATCAACATTTTCAATACCTTCTAACTCTTTGAGCACTGTTTCTTTCACATCGTTGTCAAAATGATCGAGTCCACTCTCCTTATCTTGTCCTGTCACAAACAGATAATAAACGGGTTGATTGCTGAAGCCCTGAATCATCACTTGCGGTCTGCTTACTTTGCTAGGAAGCGCGATACTGGAGATTTTTCTTTCCAGTTCGTCTCTGACAGCTTGTACATCTGAACCAGTCTCCAAGTAGACCTGTAGCGTGGAACTATTGTTGCTTGAGTATGACTCCACTGCCTTAACGCCTGTTACATGCCCAATTTCACGTTCCAATGGCTTCGTTACATCATCGAGAACATCTTCTGGTGATGCATCCGGATAAGTAGTGTTGACTAGAAGCACAGGGAAAGTGATATCCGGCATGTTCTCTACCTTGAGTGACATGGCAGCAATGATTCCACTGACTACGACAAGCAGGCTCATAATAATAATAGCTGTTGAGTTTCTGAGAGAAAAATTCGTTAGAAAACGCAAGGCATGCCCCCCTCATTCCTAATAAATTCCATTCTCTATATTACCCCTCATTTTTTCGGTATTCAATAAATTTCCATAAAAATTAAATTTTGTTTTTCATTTCGCTTTTTTACAAAACAGAAAGAAGACCAAAAACCACCTTGCGACGGAGTTTTTGATCTACTTACTCGAAAAATCTCTCGAAATGTCGAACACTTGTATGTTTCTACACACAACGAATTCGTGTGGGAAGCGTTCTTATTTAATGAAACCATGAAGGATGATATCCCCTATCGCGTGAGCAATCATTGCATACTCTAGCCCGCGCTTCCAGTAGAGGTAACCGAATAATATACCTGCCACCCCGTTAAGGGCGATCGTGCGAATGAACAACAGCGGGGTAATCTCACCAAAATAGACATTTGCCGCAGGAAGATGACCAAGCCCAAATATAAGGGCTGCCCCAATGATGCCTGCCCAGTACATCCATGGCTTAGGGGAGGCTTTACGTCCGAATAGTTTGCTCAAAATCCACACGATCATGGTCATCATGAACAAACGAACCATGACTTCCTCGTATACTCCGCCTTGAATGGCTGTCAGGATACCTGCCCAAACCGACACTTCTACGTCTTGGGCTTTTTCCGCCAAGATTGGCATCAATGGTTGGAAAACGGCGAGTTCCAGTATGAGGAGAAGACCTGTTGCTGCAAATCCAAAGAGGACTGCTTGAATGATTCCCTTTTTGTTGAAGGACTCTCCACCCGTTTTATATAGCCACTTCCGAAGGACAGGGGCATCCAGCCCCACCTTGGTTGCGAAGGTCAATCCAATCCACGAAAACAGAAATGCCATGATGCTTCCCTGCAAGACGAAAATTGCCATGGCAACTGGCAGCGGGAGAGGTATCATTGCTAATGCATCCCCACCAATTGCCAGCAAATAGGGAATAGCTGCGATAAAGCCGATAGCACTCACCAATGATAACAGAATTGCTATTTTCAAGTTTTTCATTTTACTTTCCCCTTCCTGTTCTTTTGTAGTAGTAATGGCTGCTTCCTATAGAAATCAGAATCGTCACCAATACAATGAGCAACATCAGGACATAATGAATGGTCGTTGGTAAAAATGAGGTGAGCATGATGAGGATTCCTCCGATGAAGAACACACGGGAACTCAATAGGTGGGTATTTTTCCAGACCTCTTCACTAGCGAGTGACCATGGCGTGCGTATCCCAATCAGATAGTTATGTCGAAAACGAGGCATAAAATTCCCTATCGTGACAAAGAGAATTCCTAAGATAAGCGTGACGAATATCCCAATATTTAACATATAGCCATATCCATATGCGATTATCACGCTATGGATGACGAGAAGCACGATCATTAATGTATGCAAGATTGTATCGTGACTGCTTTGAAACTTTTGGTAATATTGTTTTTGTCTGCGAACAGCCACGAATATAAACAGCATCACAACCGGAATAAAGGATACACCCACAAGCTTAGGCGCAAAACCATTCGGTTCGCCATTTGGCCCCCAATGAATGACCATCTGATCTGGCATTGAGGGATAACAAATAACGCCCAAGACAACACTGATGAAAAAAAATAAAATAGACAAATTGGATTTATTCATGTGATTACCTCCGTTTCTAATGGAATTGGATAAACCATTTTAATAAGTCTTGAAAAACAGTCGTATTAAGTGAGTAGTAGATGTTTTGCCCTTTTCGTTCGTCGTAAACCATTTGTGCCTGTTTCAATAAACTGAGGTGGTGGGAGATGCTGGGCTTTGTCATTTGAAAATGATCGGCTATTTCTCCAGCCGTCATATCTTTCTCCCTCAACAGGTCAAGAATCTTTCTTCTTGTGGGATCAGAGAGTGCCTTAAATGCGTAATTCATTGACATAATCAATCGATCCTACTTTCATCCATTATTTTTAGATATTTAGGAATTTATCTAAATATTAGCGTTGAGAAATGCCTTGTGCCAGCTCGTACGTAAGACACCACTGGTTGGAGGGAGTTTTAGGATATTCGTATAGTTTAGAATTTCTAGAGGTGAGCTAAGTTGCTTTGTGATCGTTCTATATTCATTCTACCATAAATACAAAATTCCTCCAATAATTCGTATACAATTTATCCCAACTCATACGTACAATTACATTTCATTACACTTTCACTGAATATTCAAGTCTCTTTTTATAGGCTATTATTCTCAACCATCAAAATGACATCGGTCTGCCACTTCTTTGGTTTGGGCCATATATTGCTTACATAGCACTTTCCGAAGTATGTATAATGCCGAGTGACATAAGCATTTTCTCGCATCAGGTATCACTCGACAAGAATCAATCTAAGCGAACAATCTCTTTCTTTTGTTGCCACTGACTTTCATAAGCACAACTAGTCAATTACGATTGGATACGTGAATATCTAAATGTATGCCAAATTTCATTATCATCCTTCATGGATAGATAGATTTGCCCCGCTCCATAATCCGCCATGGCTACGTATACTTTTCCTGGGGTATATTCACCTACATAATTCCCATAATAATCCCTATCAAATGTTAATCTTCTTCCCGATATTTCAAAGGTTACCGATGTCTCTGTCGCTACTATACATTTGACATTTACTTTATCTACTGCTGGCTGTTGGTAGGTTTGATCATTTTGAGTTTGCACTGGGCTTTGCTGTCTAACAACTTCTAAATCCTTTTTTAAAGCGCCATTCTTTTTCGTACATACTGATAATGCTTCTTGTACTTCCACCAGATATCGTTCTAATCTGGAAATATGTCTCCGTAATTCGTAATCGTTGTAGTGTCTGCCTTCTCCCGCTGAAATTGGATAATAACTCTCTTGTTGAAACCACCCGTACATAAATTCCCTCCTCCAATGGCTTTAACACACTTTACGTTATGGACTTTCCGCCTATCTCGTTCGCCTATTTTACCAAAAATTGGTTATCTACTGACTCCACGAAATGAAACAGCGGCCACCTAAGACCTGAAAATAAAGTCTTAGACTGACCGCTGCGCGGCCTATCATGCACACACAAAAAAATCCGTCGATATGCTGACTTATCGCTCATCAAATTCCACTCCGTATTTATTGAAGATGACCGAGTATTTATTCTCGAATATGGACCATCGCTTTTCTGTTCCGTACTTTTCCTGCAAACTCTTCCAATAATGTTTTGCCGCTACTACATCCTTGGATTGTAAGAGCAAATGAAAGCTCTCTTCGGCCAGATGCAAATATGGACCTGAAGAGTAATAATCAACAATGGATCTGGCACTGGTCATAGTATCATAGAAATGAATAACCTCTTCTAATCCACTTAGCAGCGTTTCTCTTATATCATCCATATTCGTATCAGGAGTGATTGAAAATCGATCTGGAGCAGACTCAACAATTTCGCCAATTCTTGCTCTGAAGTGACACTCCGCTTCTTGAGGTGCTGTTAGAAGCTCTCTCGATTGTATCTGTGCGAACTCTGCTGCATAAATACCGCAGTTCACATAAAACATTACATTATCCGCTGCATTGCCAGCAGATTTTTGGAAGTTGAACATGTAAATGAGGCTTTCTGTTCTCTTATGGAAATTCAAACTCTTCTTTGCGAAGCCACGTTTGGAAAGGAACGGCTTTACATCCTGTTTAATCATATCGTTAAAGAGCTGCTGCAACATGATTCCCCCTCGAAGTTTACGATAGATTTTTTTGTTATGTCGTACATCCGCCAAAAATCACGGACGCTTACGCCAAGGCCATGCTCGGTCGATCAGGGAAGAGACGACAGTTCCCGCAGTGTACCGTACAAGGTCCGCCGTCAAAAAGCCTTTTCCTAATACCAACGCCCCAATCGTTGTCTCCCGAAGGTAAGTGAGCCAACCGGCCTGATACAATTGGCTGCCCTCGATCGCAAAGCAAAACGCGAGGCTGCACCACAGCGCGAAAGAAATCTTTTTATGAGCATAACAAGTGCGAAAGCCGAAGTAGATCATACTCGCCCATAATGCATCGCCAAAATGCTCAGCTACAAAGACAGGCAACACATCGGCGAACACTCTGGACCCTAAGCCTAAAGCCATGACAGCAAAAACGGTTACGATATAGGCGACCCTGTCTCTCCATCGATACTCGGAGTACTTGTTCGTCCGGTAGCACTTCCATTCGGCTTTGTGCATACACCATCAATCTTCCTCTTTGAATTATCAATTTTTGATCAGGATAAATCCTGAAAAGCGAGCTTTTCCGGGTAGTTCGTCTTCATCTATTTTTTCACAGTCTAACACTTTGTTTTTGAGTCTAAAACATAATTTTCAGTGAACAACAAGATTGAGCTACGTTCTCGCCACCAGGTTCTTTCGTCTACTTTACGGCTTCGCAAGTTGTTCACTTTGTGTTGCGACCTTTTTGGATATATGCTTGAAAAGCTAGGATTTGAGAAACGTAAAAAAACAGATCACTTCATGGTATCTATGCCTATCAAGTAATCTGTAAGTAAATCAACCGGACTATCCCACCAGATACGTACCAACTCTTTGGTGTGATCATAGCCAGCCTGCACAATTTCATCAGAAAAGCGAGTAATCCTTGCCCTTTCTGCGGAAACAGCCATACGAGGTTTGGCTACGCGAAAGCCCATAATAACACTTTCACACCATCAATGAATTGTAAGGAAGAATCTAATTTCTCCTCCACTCTTTTTCTCCTGTACTTAAAACTTCATGAAAGTAATCGTAAATCTTGTAAAGCTGTCTTTCTCACTCTCTACTTTAATCAAGGCATGATGTGCTTCGATAATGGCTTTGACTAGCGCCAATCCAATCCCTGTCGAATCATGCTTTTTAGAACCTGTTGCTTTGTAAAATCGATCAAAAATATGCGATATTTCCTCAGGTGCAATTCCTTCTCCAAAGTCTTGAATCACCAACTCCGTATAAATCGGCGTATCATTTACTTGAATCATGATTGTACTGCTTGGTTTGGAATGCTCTATCGCATTCTTCAGCAGGTTCAACAAAGCTTCCTGCATCCATAGTTTATCGTGGGCAACGACAATTTCCTTCCGCGCATCCCAGTCAATCTCTATATGCTTATCACTGATCATGCTTGCCAAGCGACCCAGAACTTCCTCGATGGTCTCCACCAAATTGGCTGGCTCTTTATCAAATGAAATAGCTCTGGCGTCGATTTTCGCTACTTTTAACAAATTTTGAATTAAGACATTCATTCTAGAGATTTGTACTTCATTATTTTTCAGGAGTTGAACTTGCTGCTGGCGAGGCAGTTCTGCATTCAACAACATTTCATTGTAGATAGATATCGTTGAAAGCGGTGTTTTTAATTGATGGGAGATATCTTGCAGCATTTGAGCTAGAAACTCTTTCTCTTCCAGAAGATCCTGCATGCTTTTTCGAATAATATCTTTCATGGAACGAAAGGAAACCGCAAGTTTGGCAAGGTCCCCTTCTTTATTTTCATTGATGACTACCGAGTAGTCCCCATCGATAATTTTTTTAGCTGCGGAAGTAAGTTGTCTAATTTTATGGAAGACAACCTTGTATTGCATATAGCTTGACCCAAGCAGCATCAATCCGAAACAAATCCATCCCCAATAAATCAATTGATTATGGCTGGAAATATGTTTATTTAATAGGGGAAAAAGCTCTGATTCCAAATCTTCATATAATCCATACTGTCTAAAGATCTCTCTTCCTTTTTCCTGATACTCACTTGAATTAGATGCGTGACTTGTTAAGACTTTCATAATTTCGGCTTCATTCTCGGGATTTTGTTCAGCCAATCTAGCTGTAATTTCACCCCAGGTTGCAATGGAATCGCTTTTCATAGCATCGTAAAACAGTTGATGTACAAGATACTGGTAAATGGTAAATAGAGATAACAGAATGGCCAGTATCGTCATATACCCTTTCAATTCGGTATTCTTCATCATCTTACTCTCTATTCACATCCTTATTCCACCGATATCCCAATCCTCTTTGGGTAACGATAAACTGCGGATTTTTGGGGTCATCTTCCACTTTATCTCTTAGACGTTTAATGTATACAGATAACGTGTTTTCATCAAAAAAAGCATCTTCTCCTTCCGATACTTTCATCAGGAGATCATCTCTTTTTAGTGCTTTATGAGCGTTCATCATGAAAGTTAGCAGAAGTTTGTATTCAAGATTGGTTAATGGAATGCTTTCCTGATTTTTATAAGCCTTGACTAGATTCGTATCTATTTTTACATTTTCAGATGATAATGTGACAGAAGAAGTTTCCAATCGCCGCCGTTTGCGCAGTTGTACTTTCACTCTGGATATGAATTCCTTGACTCGGAAAGGTTTCGTTATATAATCGTCCCCGCCAATATCCAGACCCATTACTACATTTGCTTCTTCATCCAAGGCCGTTAAGAAAATAATAACCGGTGAATCGTTTTGTTTTTTGAAATGCAGACATAAATCATAGCCGTTTCCATCTGGAAGGCCAATATCTAGGATCGCCAAATCAAAAGGTTGATGATCAAACTGGTGTTTCGCTTCTTTTACACTAGAGGCTCTGACCACCTCATAGCCTTCATTTCGCAATGAGAATTCGATGGCTAGACCAAGCGCCTCATCATCTTCCACAAGCAATATTTTATTCAAGGTTGTCCTCTCCCTATCCTCATTCCATTTCAGCCATTGACCAATCCGAATAGCCCGACTATAAAATAGCCAGGCCCATTCTATCATTGTTCCCTGATAACATCGATAAGATTATCTTTTTGGATTTTTCTCAGTGGTATCAGAACAGATAAAAAGCTGATAAACAAAGCTGAAACAAACGTAATAAGACAAGCTTCGTAGGGGATCGTCCATTCGACCTTCAAGACACCGGAAGCCGCCAAATAAATAATATAAGAAAGTATACAACCGAAAAAGATCCCTTGCAAACTTCCAGAAAAACCGTAAATCAGCGCTTCATAGATGATCATTTTTTTCAAATTCTCTTGTGACATCCCTATGGCTTTTAACGCAGCCAGTTCTTTTCGTCTGATGATGATGCTGATCGTAATCGTATTAAGAATATTGAGACTGCCAATCAAAGAAATGACTGTGATAAAACTGTATACCAGTACTTTTATGACGAGCTCCGAATCTTTCTTCACTTTATTCTCATCGATGTGATTCACAATGGTAATGACGTGTTTTTTTCCAACAGACTCATCGATGTGAGCAACAGTTGTAACAGATTGAGTCTTATCCTTCAATTCGATTTCAAAACTAAGGTCCTGTTCCTTCACTCCGGATACATTTTCAACCGACTTCAAAAGCTCCAAAATTTGCTGCCTTTCTGCTGAAAAATCACCATGATCTTGTTGCAGAGAGATGGATAGATCTGATTTCGTGGATAAATCTTTCACATATTTGGATGCAAATGCGATATCCATCATAGACGAGAAAGTAATAAACAATACACTGGATATAATGATAGATAGGATCGTAATGGTATAACGATTTTTATTTCTTTTGACATTTTTAAAGGCCAGGCTCAAGGGAAAAGATAACGGCTTTTTCAACACGTTATTCTTGTGTTTTTTGATCGCCTCTTTTTTAATGGATAACCTGCTGCTGATTGCCAGCAGTGGGGATATTCTGCCCGCAAAAAAAGCCGGATAATAACTGGACGCTAGTACGGCCGTCAGCGTGATGATCGAGCTGATGAATAAAATCCGCCAATCGATTTGAAAGA from the Brevibacillus brevis genome contains:
- a CDS encoding efflux RND transporter permease subunit; protein product: MRFLTNFSLRNSTAIIIMSLLVVVSGIIAAMSLKVENMPDITFPVLLVNTTYPDASPEDVLDDVTKPLEREIGHVTGVKAVESYSSNNSSTLQVYLETGSDVQAVRDELERKISSIALPSKVSRPQVMIQGFSNQPVYYLFVTGQDKESGLDHFDNDVKETVLKELEGIENVDKVSTIGGQFKEMKILPNIDALNYYGISPLQLKQLLLDNHVALPIGAITEDGEERIIRVLSRYLNVEDIRNTKIFLPSDPKNGLTYVRLGEIAEVNFDQVVNSISRFNGKNGININIYKTRDANAVETGDAINEKLSLLKEEYPDLTFTTIYDTSVDIKNSINGMLKEGLLGAIMASVVILLFLRHVNATLIVLVSIPTSILVSMIFMSWMGITLNMITLFGMAVAVGRVVDDSIVVIENIFRHLQLNKERKENLIQIATHEMLHAITSSTFTTTAVFLPIVFVGGMIGEVFRPFALTVVCSLFASLLVAVTIVPLLAKLIILKDHNIKEYEHGKGSDTYRKLLHWSLNRKPAIGFLSLILLVASLALLPYMKYGLFPDPEAKYIFAQVTMPKGTQLDVLDQTVAQVESKLLEQPEVEYIEINLGSENEAEIRQSNQSLLIIKTAPDVNLDQTIKKFEGIVKPMIPLGSEMALTKPGSSDTNKFKVILYGPDLDRLKEASEIVKSNLKVSPLLTNVKDNLNDFKNEVVIKVDRDKASELGVSPVQVAQEVNLLVSDTQIGKIKVDDKDYNLFFGLGENHAKSLEELNNIYIQTPSKQQVRLVDFAEIDQEKVQSQIMRKDEKQFVQITADITSDNKGGASNFLFAMLQAEKLPAGVTLSSEGVSSDMEKSFKDMLLAIGAAIFIVYIVMLITFGNATAPLAILLSLPLAVIGGLFGLFISDTVLDITALIGFLMLVGIVVTNAIVYVDNIQHRRLEGTSMREAVVEAGVTRLRPIIMTAVATVSALLPLYLGFSEGALMTKSLAIVVIGGLVTSTILTLIVVPIGYELLYRIKKEFFAPDTKEAEIEPSEDMFISVLRSLRDMKKSG
- a CDS encoding CPBP family intramembrane glutamic endopeptidase translates to MKNLKIAILLSLVSAIGFIAAIPYLLAIGGDALAMIPLPLPVAMAIFVLQGSIMAFLFSWIGLTFATKVGLDAPVLRKWLYKTGGESFNKKGIIQAVLFGFAATGLLLILELAVFQPLMPILAEKAQDVEVSVWAGILTAIQGGVYEEVMVRLFMMTMIVWILSKLFGRKASPKPWMYWAGIIGAALIFGLGHLPAANVYFGEITPLLFIRTIALNGVAGILFGYLYWKRGLEYAMIAHAIGDIILHGFIK
- a CDS encoding SdpI family protein, which codes for MNKSNLSILFFFISVVLGVICYPSMPDQMVIHWGPNGEPNGFAPKLVGVSFIPVVMLFIFVAVRRQKQYYQKFQSSHDTILHTLMIVLLVIHSVIIAYGYGYMLNIGIFVTLILGILFVTIGNFMPRFRHNYLIGIRTPWSLASEEVWKNTHLLSSRVFFIGGILIMLTSFLPTTIHYVLMLLIVLVTILISIGSSHYYYKRTGRGK
- a CDS encoding autorepressor SdpR family transcription factor, translating into MSMNYAFKALSDPTRRKILDLLREKDMTAGEIADHFQMTKPSISHHLSLLKQAQMVYDERKGQNIYYSLNTTVFQDLLKWFIQFH
- a CDS encoding DUF4304 domain-containing protein yields the protein MLQQLFNDMIKQDVKPFLSKRGFAKKSLNFHKRTESLIYMFNFQKSAGNAADNVMFYVNCGIYAAEFAQIQSRELLTAPQEAECHFRARIGEIVESAPDRFSITPDTNMDDIRETLLSGLEEVIHFYDTMTSARSIVDYYSSGPYLHLAEESFHLLLQSKDVVAAKHYWKSLQEKYGTEKRWSIFENKYSVIFNKYGVEFDER
- a CDS encoding ribosomal maturation YjgA family protein, with the protein product MHKAEWKCYRTNKYSEYRWRDRVAYIVTVFAVMALGLGSRVFADVLPVFVAEHFGDALWASMIYFGFRTCYAHKKISFALWCSLAFCFAIEGSQLYQAGWLTYLRETTIGALVLGKGFLTADLVRYTAGTVVSSLIDRAWPWRKRP
- a CDS encoding sensor histidine kinase; its protein translation is MKNTELKGYMTILAILLSLFTIYQYLVHQLFYDAMKSDSIATWGEITARLAEQNPENEAEIMKVLTSHASNSSEYQEKGREIFRQYGLYEDLESELFPLLNKHISSHNQLIYWGWICFGLMLLGSSYMQYKVVFHKIRQLTSAAKKIIDGDYSVVINENKEGDLAKLAVSFRSMKDIIRKSMQDLLEEKEFLAQMLQDISHQLKTPLSTISIYNEMLLNAELPRQQQVQLLKNNEVQISRMNVLIQNLLKVAKIDARAISFDKEPANLVETIEEVLGRLASMISDKHIEIDWDARKEIVVAHDKLWMQEALLNLLKNAIEHSKPSSTIMIQVNDTPIYTELVIQDFGEGIAPEEISHIFDRFYKATGSKKHDSTGIGLALVKAIIEAHHALIKVESEKDSFTRFTITFMKF
- a CDS encoding response regulator transcription factor, translated to MNKILLVEDDEALGLAIEFSLRNEGYEVVRASSVKEAKHQFDHQPFDLAILDIGLPDGNGYDLCLHFKKQNDSPVIIFLTALDEEANVVMGLDIGGDDYITKPFRVKEFISRVKVQLRKRRRLETSSVTLSSENVKIDTNLVKAYKNQESIPLTNLEYKLLLTFMMNAHKALKRDDLLMKVSEGEDAFFDENTLSVYIKRLRDKVEDDPKNPQFIVTQRGLGYRWNKDVNRE
- a CDS encoding ABC transporter permease produces the protein MISSYKQLSSKYLKGNMKRTILTLIGIILSVALISTVGLFMKGSQLSQIENIKKLNGFSFHFGISNYNEALVNKIKYNPLIASYGFMSQGGIVSVGEVSVQKNFADHSAMEFLTYSLVDGRLPANDREAAVDSWTLPYMKEGLQIGDSFELDGQTYQLVGLLDNRAFTQNKKVGRLLTYKHDFTIGEGRILAEINEKANFQEVLEEIKSLTEDENLVINEELIRVLKPGSNQSILAVLVIVVSIVVIATVVVIYNAFQISVVERMKQFGLLRSIGATRKQIRQIVMREAAALAVIAIPVGLVCSILAVAALQSIFTILLEDGAGVAFFQIDWRILFISSIITLTAVLASSYYPAFFAGRISPLLAISSRLSIKKEAIKKHKNNVLKKPLSFPLSLAFKNVKRNKNRYTITILSIIISSVLFITFSSMMDIAFASKYVKDLSTKSDLSISLQQDHGDFSAERQQILELLKSVENVSGVKEQDLSFEIELKDKTQSVTTVAHIDESVGKKHVITIVNHIDENKVKKDSELVIKVLVYSFITVISLIGSLNILNTITISIIIRRKELAALKAIGMSQENLKKMIIYEALIYGFSGSLQGIFFGCILSYIIYLAASGVLKVEWTIPYEACLITFVSALFISFLSVLIPLRKIQKDNLIDVIREQ